The DNA segment TATATTCTCATGCGTATAGTTACTTTGTATTAGCCCAACTGCCACAGAGGGAGAATACTAGAGAATTAAGATACCCCGGCAGTTTCCAGAAACCTAACATGGGCATCATGCAAGTTCATATTCACTCTCCTAATCAATGAACAGATTAAAATGTGTTCATATATGGGTCACATCTTTTGTCGTTCTGCTTGGACTTCTGTAACTTTAAATAAGCCACAGTGGGGGGATATGTAAGTTAAAGAAGTGCTATTTTAGTAACTACATTTAAACTTCCGGTTTGGAGGACTCTCTTTTCTACGCTAGTCCTTTGACAGCAGTATGAGCATGTGTCTAGAGGTTTGATACTCATTTCTCTTCAGACTGCGGTACACAGTGAATGCCTCCCAGTATTCTCTGTCTAGACCAACAAACTCACGTTTCCTTTACTGTTTTCATCCTGTATTCTTTATATTGAAGGTAGTATTTCAATCCTTAAGTTATAGCACAAAAACGATCTCACTGGGAAATGTTCTGTACACAGAGGATAACAACCAGATTTGCCAACTAACCCATGGTTTCGGGAATTGTTGGGAGGTGGGTTATCCTGTAATAACTGTGCTTCAGTTGTCGTGCAGTGCGCCCAGACACGATCCATTTTAACTTCTGACCGTTCGGCTTGGAACACTTGTTTGATGAATATTCAGTTAAACACTTGGAAACAAGCTCTTGCCAGAAGGTCAGATCTCGGCCACTTATCTGTACATAAAATCAAAAACCGTATTAAAGGCCCCATTGTATTTGTAGTAATAAATATATTCTCATTCATATGTTTCCTCATCATCCAAAGGGAACTAAGGGAGAGCCATTTAAGCTTCAAATCAATACacagcattttattttacttcaggAGTACAGTGGATACATTTCTCTTGTAGCTTGCTAATAGGATCAATGCTATCACCTTGGCATACCTTGGAATGTTTCTGAATACATTCTACTCCTTCTGTTAACTCCACATACTTCAGTGCTTGGATCTCCAAAGCGATGATTGCCAGCGCCAGCACAGAAGGCtgaaaaagataaatataaactAAATGTCAAGGGTAAAAGTTGGTCTCTGCGATTAGGTAGGACTGATCATATAAAGTCCGTACCTTTGCcttagaaaatatgatcctgcaGTGGCACGCCTTCAGTTGGGCTTCTAGTCTTTCAAAATTCAGATCGTTTCTCCTTTTAACAAGAAAGTGGGATTGATTTTATGTTGACAGCGTTATATCTAGTTGGCAGTTTTAGACATGTTGTATTGaaggaagtttttaaaataaaactcataagaaatcattttaagaaaaaaaattttctctTATCAGTGATAACAACTTCTTAAATAGGAGTTTTAAATGACTGGTCAAAAAGGATTCAGTGAACACTAGCATACCACCAATACcaggattttattttaataaaaagtgTGCATCTTTTGAATGTATTTCTATTATTTATGCTAAACGCTTATTCCCTGGGTTCTGTAGAGTAGAAATGCACTATCATCTTAAGAAGGAGCCTTCAATACGTGACTGACAACCATCTTTTCACTTCTCTTAGGCAGCGAGGAGCAGGGGACCATGGGCGCCATCCACCTGTTTTGATCAGAATTCTCTGATGAAAACCCTGACTTTACGCAAGAGCCAGACAGTACCCCTTTGATTTCCAAACCTCTTTTGTTCAAAGCAAAGCTCACATACCTTTCAAATGGCAAGGTCTCCCGAATGAGGGAGTAATAGAGCTGCAGAAATTGGAAGGCAGTAGTAGCTTTGACTTTCcagcacactttctccaacacaATCTTTTCCATTCTCATCAGGTCTGAAACTGTGAACCTATACTGACTTATCCGGATCAAATCAGTTGCCAGCGGGACGTTCCTTTCCTCTTCAATCGATTTCACAGCCAAATAAAAGCAGCTCAGTCCGACACAGCCGAGATGCTTCGCCTGTACCTATAAACACAACAGTGTCCTTACCAGGCTTCAATAGGACACAAGGGGGACCTAGGACTCAGAGCTGTCATCATGAAAAATATATCAAAGACCAATTATCTCAGCTACAACAGACTTAACGTATTCTACTTCAAGAGGAGCCTGACAGTCTTAGGTGCCCTGCTTGAAACCAGTGATTTTGGATGGATAGGGAGGATAGCTTCCGTTTTAAGAGTTAAGCTTCAAAAGCCACATGAGTATTTTGCCAGTTACTGGGAAATGACTACAATGATCCTCCTCCTGACAGTGCTTCCTTTTCGGTTGCATGAAAACCAGAGCTGGAAATGCCAGATGGCTAAAGGAATTAGAATTTTAGTATATGGGTAGTGATTAAGAAATATATCCTAATTCTTAATCCACAACCTAACATTCAGACTTTAATGGAGATTTAACTTTAAATCTATGGGCGTGAGTAGATGAGAGTAGATGAATGGAAATATCCAGTCTATGAATAAAGGTTTTGATTGGGGCTAGTGTGGCTTAGTGGGAAAAGCTGGTCACcaaccctgatgacctgagtccatCCCTGGGACCCGCATAGTGATCAGTGAGAACCAATTCCTACAGTGGTCCTCACTTGTACATATGATGCAGCATGAGtgtgccccccacacacaaacatgcaaatatatataaaactgtttttaacaagtttctaattattttttcaatttttatattttgaaatggtctcactgtgtagcctttgctgtcctggaagtcactatgtagacctggctggcctcgaactcacagagaactgcctgtctctgccatCCGATTGTTAAGAAAAGGCATTTCGATGGgcccttaattttatttttattactactcTGTGTTAGGGAGAGATAGGTATGAGGGCATGTGTTTGCCATGGTGCATCTgtaaaggccagaggacaacttttggttATCCATTCTCTTCAGAGGTGTTGTAGGGACAGGACTCAGTTGACTACCTGAGGTGTGTGCAAAGTACTCTTAGGTGTTCAATTATTTTGCTGGCTCAAGAAAGGGTTTTAAATACAGCCAGCTCTCCCATTACTAGAGTACTACAATTAATTGCTTGATGTTTAATTACCTTCTACTCCAGTATACAACTAGTAAGTCACGTATTACTAGTCTTGATTTTAAAAAGGAACCATTGCCACATttgaaagtgtttttttttttaataccagcCCTAATCCAGCAATTTGTtggctccttttcctttttattaattttaatatgtgATGTATGAATGTTTGGTACATTTGTGCATGTGCCAGAggaggctagaagaaggcatcagatttcaACTGCCCACCTAGGTGTTGGAACTGAATTTAGATTTTCTGGAAGACCAGCAAGCGCTCCTTAACCATTCCTCCAGCCCTCTGCAACTTGATCTCTTAAACACGCTAAGCGAAGTTAGAAAATGAGACATCGTAGCATAAACATACCTTCATTTTAGACAAGAATCTGTCCAGTAAATTCACAGCAAGGGAAAATGTTTCTGTGTCGAAGCCAAAGAACTGAGTTAGACTCAGTAGATCTTTGACTTCAAAGTCCCGGAGTCTTGCAGTCATCCTGAGGCCATTATCATGTGCAGACTCAATCAGTTTCAGGCCACAGACCTTTGGCTGACATCTGGACTCCTGTTCCAACAGGGTGTTCAGCTGGTGTAGCAGTTTCTGAGAGTCAGTTGTCAGTACTTCTATCATCTATAAATAGAACAAACCCAGAAGAGAGCATAAGAGCCCTTCCTGCCTGGCGCTCTGCACGGTGCCAAAATGTGTTTTATAGTGcatacccccctccccccattaacacTGACACTGCGAAGGTCTGTAAGTATTTTTACCTTCTCAGTCACATTGCTAGATTTTGAGTTTGTACAGGATGTGAATTATGGCTTAAGGAAAGACTTCTTCACTGTCACTACATGCCACAAACAGACTGCCCAACAAGATACGTCCAAACCAAAAGTCAAATGATAGTAATGCTCAGCCATGTATGTTAACAATGTGAACGTTCTCAGTTCCTTACCTGTGAAGATGAAATAAGGCTATTACCTAAGCTCATAGATTGGGTGACTTAAATGGAGTCACACAAGCCGCTTAGCACAAAGACAGGTGCTTAGTTATTGCCAGATAATGAGCTCATTTTTACATCTGGAAATGAGGGTGACAACATCTGCTTCTTGGAGTGGTGACCGTGAATAACACATGGTATGACTCAGTGTGCCACCGTGCTTAGCACACAGTGCTCCTAATAGTCTAACGCCATTTAAAAACCAAGAGAAAAAGTTAGGTGGAGCTGGGAATCGCATTGGTCTAAGTATGCATTACACTTCCTCTGAGTCCTGGGCGCAACCTAAACCCTGGATACAGAGGACGATCCTTCCCTGGTCAATTTAAAGATATGACAGATATGAGAGTCCTCTTTGTGTGGAACCACTAACTCAGTTCAGGGGTGCAGGTTGGGACTGGGAGGCATGACACAGGAATACCGCTCCCACCGCGCCTCTCTAGGAGCAGACTAGCCCGGGCTTGCGTTCGGGAGTGTAGGGCTCTGAGGTCCACCCCACAGTCCCCTCTCACCTTGACAGCCACGTCTTCTCCACAGTGACCACCCACCCCGGGCCTGCTCTCAGCTCGCCCCACGTCCCCGATCCGAGAGGCCGACTAGGGGGACGGGCTCGCAGGGGGGCAAGTGAGCAGAGGCCCGGGGAGGGGCCGGCGTCCCGGTGGAGGGTCCCTCAGCGCCCCGACTAGGCGCAGCCTTCCTCCGGTTCAGCGTGCGGTGAAGGACTGCGCCCGGCCGCGGGGAGATAGGCTGGGCACCAGGATTGCTAGCTGGGACTCATCTTCGCCTCTGATTGGTGTGATTCTTTTGATGGATGGCCTCTGAGGAAGCTCGGCCAATCAGCGCATACTTCCCGTTGTCGGACTTCAATTCTCCGCCCCCTTCGAACCACGCCCGATTCTTTCAGCCTCTCTCATTGGAGCATTTCTGAACTGTCCTTAAGCTGCGGAACTGAATGTTCAATGCCAAGGCTTGCCCGGGCAGGTCTAGCTGCTAATAGCCAGATTGGCCTGGGTAACGGACCAGAATGTACTGcgaggatttttgttttgttttgcattgttttggtttttcttttttctcttttgttgttcACTGCAGCTCAGCCCCCTCTTTCTAAAAAACACAATGGAAAGTTAAAAAAACCTGCTTTCGTTCTTTACAGATAATGAGGCGGTAGGTTTCTCTATAGTGTGCTTTattacattctagagggttctcTCTGAGTTTTGGCAATCTTTatcttattttgcttttttgagaaacTTCTCGGATGTTACAATGAAGTTGGACCATGTAGTTTCTTGTTCCTCTACTAATTTTCTGAATTTGTTCTTGATAGATCAAGCTTGTAGCACCCTCATACTGTCATCAGTGGCTTAAAATGGCATGTGTTTGgcagaaaaaaaagcaaagtgcAGGGCTTGGAAAACCCATCTGCAGTGAACAGAATTTCGGGCTTCAGAATAGGGTGTGAAGGAACATGATTCTTAAAAATCAGTCTCTATAAGCCTCTTCTCTACCAGGtcaacagaaaaataattattcCGAACTCTTACTGGACTCTTttttctggggttggggtgggggaagggcgtGTCCTCAGGAGCAATGCACAGAATTAGTTCTCAGTTCTCGtgactgctctgtgtgtgtgggtgtgtgggtgtgtgagtgtgtgggtggggtgggggaggggagttggggTGATGAGGGTGTGGAGACTGGGTGTTCAGGACTTTGTCTAGTCCAGTGCatcttttgaaaacaaacaaacaaacaaacaaacaaagagcccAGTCAGCTGGCCACCCACAAAGGTCATTAACTATACAAGTGTTGTTTtatgtgagacagggtctttatgTAGTCCAAGCTGTCCCAGAACTCCTTATGTATGTAgactagtctggccttgaactcagagattcacctgcctctgaccTACCCAGTTCTGGGAATGAAAACATGCACTATCATGCTTGgccttttctctttaatttaaaaaaaaattgttgttgttgtttttaaaattatgtctggAGTGTGTGGGTGAGGTGGGGTAGGTGCACTGGAGTGTGgctgcccacagagaccagagatcTGGGGTTCAAGGCACTTGTGAGTTGACCAGGGAACTGTGTTCATTGGAATCCCTGGTGCTGTCAAATCTACAAAAGCAGTAAGCGTTCTGGTGGTGTGAATAAAAACAGCTCCCATGAgttcatagggagtggcactattagaaggtgtcgCCCTGATGGAGTAGATGTGGCTCTGTGGGAGAAAGTGCTTCAGTAGCAGGTGGCTTTGAGGCCTCTGAAGTTCAAAACCAGGCCTGCTGGCTCActtgctcttcctgctgcctgtggaaccAGACACAGAGctctcggctccttctccaggaccatgtctgcctg comes from the Rattus norvegicus strain BN/NHsdMcwi chromosome 10, GRCr8, whole genome shotgun sequence genome and includes:
- the Ccng1 gene encoding cyclin-G1, which translates into the protein MIEVLTTDSQKLLHQLNTLLEQESRCQPKVCGLKLIESAHDNGLRMTARLRDFEVKDLLSLTQFFGFDTETFSLAVNLLDRFLSKMKVQAKHLGCVGLSCFYLAVKSIEEERNVPLATDLIRISQYRFTVSDLMRMEKIVLEKVCWKVKATTAFQFLQLYYSLIRETLPFERRNDLNFERLEAQLKACHCRIIFSKAKPSVLALAIIALEIQALKYVELTEGVECIQKHSKISGRDLTFWQELVSKCLTEYSSNKCSKPNGQKLKWIVSGRTARQLKHSYYRITHLPTIPETMG